GGGCGGCTTCCGCAGCGCGGCTCGCGCGTCGGGCACGAGCGCCTCCCGCTTGGGGGATGCGATCCGCCGCCTCGAGGCCCGTCTGGGCGTTCGCTTGCTCCACCGGAACACGCGCAGCGTGACTCCGACGGACGCGGGGGCGCGGTTGCTAGAACGGCTCGCGCCGGCGCTGGGGGAGGTGCGGTCCGCACTGGACGTGGTGAACACCTTCCGTGACCGACCCGCGGGGCGCTTGAGGCTCAATGTGCCGATGGCTGCCGCGCGCCTCATCCTCCCTCGCATCGTGCAGCCGTTCCTCGCGAAGTACCCCGACATCTCCCTGGAGGTGACCGCCGAAGAGCGCCTCATCGACGTGATCGCGGAAGGCTATGACGCCGGAATCCGTTACGAGGAGCGCCTCGAGCAGGACATGGTGGTGGTGCCCATCGGGCCGCGCACGCAGCGTTACGCGGCGGCTGCATCGCCCGCCTACCTCGATCGCCGGGGCCGGCCGAAGCATCCTCGCGATTTGCTCGAACACGACTGCCTGCGCGGGCGCTTGCTGAGCGGACCGGTGCCCGCGTGGGAGTTTGAACGTCGTGGAGAGACGCTCCACGTCGAGCCCAAGGGGCCGCTGCTCTTCAGCCTCAACACGAGCACCGACCTCGCCGTGGAGGCCGCGGTCGCGGGCGGTGGAATCGTCTATCTGTTGGAGGATTGGCTGCGCCCCTACCTCGACCGGGGAGAGCTGGAGCCCGTGCTCGAACGGTGGTGGCCGAGCTTCTCGGGGCCCTTCCTCTACTACGCGGGCCGGAAGCACCTGCCGGTGCCGCTGCGCACGCTCGTCGACTTCATCAAGTCCACGCCGTGGAGCTGAGTCTCCCGCCGTGTGCCTCTCCACTCCGAACCACGAGTCTCCCTGATGGCAAGCAAGGCATGCTGGATCCTCTTCTCCGCCCTCTGTCTGGTCGTGGGCCTCTATCCCGGCAGCTACTTCTTCGCGGCCTCGAACTTCGGACTCCGTGCCTTGAAGGGCAGTGAGCTCCTGACCGACCCCGTCTGGAACGCGGCCTTCTACACGCACATCGCCCTGGGAGGACTCGCGCTGGCCATCGGCTGGACCCAGTTCGTCGCGAGGTTGCGACTCCATCGCCCGGGGGCACACCGTCTCCTCGGAAAGGTCTACGTCGGAGCGGTCCTGCTGAGCGGGCTCACCGGTGTCTACGTCGGCTTCTTCGCCACCGGGGGCGTCATCGCGGCGTCGGGCTTCGTCAGTCTGGGCATCGTCTGGCTCTACACCACGGTCTCCGCCTATCGGCTCATCAAGAGGCGGCGGCTCGAAGAGCACCGGCTCATGATGACCTACAGCTATGCCGCCTGCTTCGCGGCGGTCACGCTGAGACTTTGGATGCCCGTCCTGAGCTACACCCTGGGAGACTTCATTCCGGCCTACAGGATCGTCGCCTGGCTCTGCTGGCTCCCCAACCTCGGCGTGGCATACCTCCTCTTGCGCAGACGGCCCCAGGAGCGCGCGCTGGTGCCTTCGTGAGGAGACCCCGGTTCCAGGCGCCAGCACGCCCGTGGGCGCGAACACGGTGTGATTGCCAGGATACTCATTGTCGCAGGAGGTCGCTGATGGAGCCGTCCACCGAGGAGTTCATGCGCGAGGCTGTCGCCCTGGCCCGAGCCAACGTCCAGGCTGGGGGCCGCCCGTTCGGGGCCGTTCTCGTGCGCGAGGGCAGGGTGCTCGCGCGCGCGGTCAACGAGGTCAACCAGACGAAGGATCCCACCGCCCACGCCGAGCTTCTGGCCATTCGCAATGCGAGCCAGAGCCTGGGGAGCGCCAGTCTGAGCGGCTGCGTCATCTACGCCAGCGGTCATCCCTGTCCGATGTGTCTGGCCGCCATGCACCTGTGCGGTATCCAGGGCGCCTTCTTCGCCTACTCCAACGAGGAGGGCGAAGCCTTCGGTCTCTCCACGGCGCCAATCTACGCGCAGCTGGCGCGCGGGCCCCAAGGCCAGTCCCTCCCTCTGACGCCGCTGCGTCCGGCGGGCGAGCAGGGGCTGTACGACGAGTGGAAACGCCAGCAGCGTGACCGACGGCGGCCTTGATGCGCGCCATCCAGGGCGCGCATCAAGGACCGTGTGGATTCAGTACACCACCACCGAGGCGTAGATGCTGGTGCCGTTCGTGTAGGCCACCAGGGCGCCCCCGTTCGACGGGAGCGCCGCGACCGCTGGCGAGGCACCCGGCCCCACCGTCCTGGCATCCGTGGCGAGGATCATTGCGGCCCCCACGAGCATCCGGTCCAACTGGATGCTGCCTGTCCCCCGCTGGGACGCGATGTAGCCGTTGCCGAGCGCGTCCGCGTCAATCGTCCGGAGGGGACCGGGAGCGACATCCGTGGGGAGGCCTGGCACCTGGGTGCTCGTCCCCGACGCGGACATGGGGATGACGTCCACGTTGTCGTCTCCGAAGGAGCCCGTGACGTAGATGAAGCCGTTGGAGCCCGTCCAGTCTGAGAAGAACGCCTGCCCCGGAGGGGCGCTCTGCGGGCCGAAGGTGGTCCCCTGGTCGCTGCTGCGGTGGATGCGGAAGGAGGGATCGTCGCTCACCGAGAAGACATCTCCGCTGATCTTGTCCACGATGATGTCGAAGAAGGCATTGTTCTGGCTCACGTCCGTCACGCTGAAGTCGTTCGCGCCTCGCGCGAAGTTCCGGAGGACGCGCACCCCTGTGCTGTTGCCTTGCGAGACGGAGATGTAGAGGGCATCCCCCCTGGAATCCAGGCTGAGGGTGGGGGTGGCCGCCGGGCTGAGGATTCGCGGCACCTCCCAGGTCGCTCCCGCGTCGACGGTCCGGGTGAATATCAGTGCGCCCGCGCTGGTGGCCGCGACGTACGCGACCCCGGTGGGGCCGCCTTCAATCGCGACCTCCGCCGCGTCGGTGATGCCCAGGGGCGTGGGCCCCACCCAGGTGTGGCCACGGTCCACGCTCACGCTGACATGGACCGCCCCCCCGCACCTCATGACGACGTAGAAGCGCCCCAGTGCATCCACCGCCGCCTTGCGCCCCGTGTTCGTGTTGGCGCTGGTGCAGTTCAGCGTCCCGCTGATGAGCGTGGGGGGCACATTCGTAAAAGCATCCAGCTGGCATGCGGCGTCGCAGCCATCCCCAGGGGTCGTGCCACCATCGTCGCATTGCTCTCCCGTCGTGCTGTCGAGCAGGCCGTCGCCGCACACCTCCACCCCCTGACAGTCCGCCCGGCAGCCGTCTCCCGCGACGCGGTTGCCGTCGTCACACACCTCACCCGGATCGATGTAGCTGTCGCCGCAGACAGGCGGTCCCCTGACGGTGATGCTGACCGTGGCGGTATTGGAGGTCCGCGCGCCGTCGCTGGCCGTGAAGGTGAACGGGTCCGCCCCCTGGAAGTCCGCGTCCGGCGTGTAGAGCCACTGGGCGCCCGTTCCGGACAGGGTTCCGTGCGCGGGAGCCGTCACGGTGAACGTGAGCGCATCCCCATCCACGTCCGTGGCCACCAACGTGATGGGCGTCGACGTGTTGTAGCCCACCGTCACCGCGGCGGAGTCCGCCACGGGCGCGTCATTGACCGGACTCACCGTGACCGAGACGGTGGCTGATGCCTGCTTCTTGCCGTCCGAGACCGTGACCTGGAAGGTATCCACTCCGGCGAAGTTCGCGTTCGGGGTGTACGTCACGGACGCCCCCGTGCCCGTGAGCGTGCCATGGCCAGGCAGGGTGAAGGTGAAGTCGAGCACGTCGCCATCCGGGTCCGCCGCGGGGATGGTGATGGCCACCGGGGTGTCCTCGGGGGTGGTCGCATGGACGTCCTCGACGGTGGGCGCCGAGTTGTTGTCGCAAACGCTTGGCTGTCCCGTGCAGGTGTAGCCCGGCTCCACCTGGCAGACGCTGTTGCAGCCGTCTCCAGAGCGCTGATTGCCGTCGTCACAGGCTTCGGACCCGCCCAGCACGCCATCACCACAGAGGACCCGGAGCGACGTCTCCACCGCGTCCACCAGGTAGAGCGCGAGCACCGAGCCCCTCAGTCGCACGTAGCGATAGGGCACGTTCCCCGGGTATGTCGCCACCGCCACATGCGTCCCCAGGCCCAGCTCCACCAGGTGCAAAGCGCTGGAGCCGATGAAGGTCCCGTCCGCTTTCAGGAAGTCCACCTGCGCCACCAGCGCCAGCGATAGACCCTGGTAGTAGACGCGCAGGTCGCCGGTGCCTTCCTCACCCTGGCCCAGGTCCAGCACCATCGCCGTGTTGAGCAGGCCCAGCAGGGTCGCGGCCTGCCCGTCCGGAGCGCCGAGCGCCGCGCTCGCGTTGAGCACCGTCGCCGTGGTGCCCGTCGCCACCGCGTCCGCATACGGGTCCCACGTCACCGAGGCTTCCGGACGCAGACGCATCAACGCTCCGTTGTCCTCTGGCGATAACCCCTCCGCCAGAGGACGTACCTTTTCCTCCGGGGGCTCCACACCACACGCCCCCAGCGATAAGGCCAGCATCACGCCCAGCCCCCAAGACCACAGCCCACCAGAACGGCTTCGCATCGAGTGTCTCCTCCCGAGGAGCAGGATACAGCCCGGAATGGGCCGTCCCCCCGTGGAATGAACGACACCCCTCCTTGCGCTCGGCGGCTCGGCGCGCAACCTCCGGATGGCCAACGTCCACCGGCCACCGGCTGACAAGCCTTCAAGTCCCATGGACAGCGCACCTTGATGGGGGCACGCACGGACCGACGGACGATGCCGGCTCGCCTCGCCCTGCGTGAAGGAGGGGGCAGGGGGCAGGATGTCATGGTGAAGAGAATCGCGTTGCTGCTACCTTGCCCGCGCTTCCCCGCGAACCAAGGAGTCATTGCACGATGCAATTCTTCAAACGGGCTGCCTGTCTTTGTGTCGCTGTTCTCGTCTCTGCCTGCGGCGGAGGAGATGGGGTGACCGGGCAGGCCGACACGCTGGCGCAGCAGGAGTCGGCGGTGACATCCGCGTCGTTCAACGGATGCATCTACAGCATCTCCGCCTACCCGCAGCCGAACGTGACGCCGACCGTCTATGACATCAAGCTCTTCCGCCAGCCCATCCCGACGTGTGCGTATGGCTACGGCACCGTGACCCTGGGCACGTCCGTCGTCTATGAGCCGACGCGGTCCGTGGCGGTGAACGCGCTGGGAGTCGCCGCGAGCTACACCCAGAAGTCGAGCCTCAGCGGCAGCGCGCCCATCACCCTCAGCGTGCACCATGTGGATCCGGCCACGCTGACCGTCATCCGGACCAGCGGCCTGGGTGTCTACCTGGGGGCGGGCAACATCGTGTCGGAGAACGTGGCGATTGCCGCGGACGGCACCACGGTCACCGTCACGGGCTCGAAGACCGGTGTCATCTTCGGAGAGAGCGGCAGCGGGAGCCACTACACCGCGAGCTTCCCGAACTTCTTCACCAGCACCACGCCGCCGACCGTCACGGCGTACCCGTGAGGCCTCGCCTCGCGCCTCGGGCCACATGAGGTCTGGGGCGGGAGACACCTCGTTCGAGGACTCCCGCCCCGAGGCTCACGGCCTGCTCCATCCATCGGGTTTGCTACGTCGCACGCGGCGGCCCGAACCACGCGACGTGTCCGTCCGGGGTCTGGCATTTGCTGGCAGTGGAACGAGCGGAGAGGGCTGCCGAGGCGAACTCGAATCAGGGGGGCGGTGTCTTGCTTTCCACCCGTCCCAGCGGGGTGGGGCTTGCCATCAACTCCTCGCACGCCACGGCCCACGCACGCTCGCCGGGGTAGAACGCCTCGTGGAGGTACGCCCAGGTGAGCCGCTGGACGGCGGAGACTCTCGCGGGGTTCTCGTCGGTCGTCTCCGTCACGCGATTCCCGGAGATTCCACCGAGCATGTGCTCCGCTCCGAACAGCGTCAGGAGCGACTTGGGGCCCGGGCTCAAGGTGTACGCGTCCGTGAACCACTCCGGACCGCGGACGGTCAATGGAGAATGGTCCTGGTCGCCCGCCACGACGAGGGTCGGCGTGGTCATCTCCGCATAGACCTGATTCAAGTACGGGAAATGCTCACGCGCGAGCGGGCTCAGTGCATCGCCCCCGCGCCCGCCTGCGCAAAGCAACACGCCGACCTTGAGCCGGGGATCGGCCAGGTCCTCACCCAATCGGCCATCGGGCCCCCGGATTCTCGCGCCGAGCAGCATCGCCGTCGTCTGCGCCCCGAACGAGTGTCCAGCCGCGGCAATCCGGCTGTGATCGACGCGGCCCGCGAGCCCCGGAACGGATGCTTCGATGACGTCCAGGTGATCGAGGACGCGCGTGACATCCTCGACGCGGAATCTCCAGATCAACGGGCTCCGTGGATCCTCCGGTCCGAGGCTGTACGTCCTCGAATCGAGGAAGGTGGGTTGGATCACGACGAAGCCACGCGCCGCCCAATAGTGCGCGAGGGGAAGATAGCCATCCGACGACGAGCCATGGCCATGCGCGAAGACGATGATGGGCAGGCCGCTTCCCGTCACGGGTGCGGAGACCCGCACTTCCAGATCCGCGCCACGCCCCGGTGCGGACAGGACGACGGGGCTCACCGACACCACCGGAGCGGGCGCTTCAATTCGAGGAATGGATTTGCTCATGGGGCTTGGGATACCGCCTGCGCTATGGACGAGCCATGCGCAAGACTCCAAAGCAGTTAGCTGAAAAGCCAACGCCGTTGGAGCTTCGAGACCCACGTGGCGATGCGGTCGCCGACGTGCTCGGCGCCTCGTTGATCCGGCACGCTCTCTACAACTCCATCGAGGCGCGCGTGCCGTGGGGGCTTCGCATGCCCCGCCAGAACCGCGCGAGCTTCTACCTGGTCGCGCATGGCAGCGCGCGACTGGAGGTCGAGGGGACGCGGACGCGTGTCCTGTCGACTGGAGATGTCGGTTTCGTCCCTCACGGCACGGCTCACGTGCTGCGGGATTCGGCTGACAGCGAGCCGCTCCCGGTCCGCGACGGCTCGTACTCTCTCAACGGGAGCCCCCTGCGCATCGGGGGGCGCGGCGCGGCGACCACCCTGGTTGCTGGCTTCTTCGAGCTGAGCGACGGACTGGGGCCGGTGCTCCTTCAAGGCGTCCCGCCGCTCGTCGTCTTGTCGGCGAGCGATCCTGCCTCGGTGCCTGGGGTCTCCGCCGCGGTTCAGTTCATGCTCACCGAGAGCGCATCGCCCCGACCGGCGAGCAACATCGTGCTCCAGCGTCTGGCGGACGTGCTGTTCGTGCTCGCGCTCCGCGCGACGGTGGGGGAGGGGACATGTCAGCGCGGCGCCATCGCCGCCGTGTCCGACCCACGGATCTACGAATCGCTGAGCCTCATGCACGCCCGCGTCGCCGACCCATGGACCGTCGACATGCTCGCGAGACGCGTGGGCATGTCGCGCTCGGGGTTCGCGGCGCGCTTCACGGACCTCGTGGGAGCGTCCCCGCTCCAGTACCTCGCGCGCAGGCGCATCGCACGGGCCGCGGAGCTGCTTCGCGACACCACCGAGAAGGTGGAGACCATCGCAGGCCGCGTGGGGTACGAGAGCGTTCCTGCGTTCAGCCGCGCGTTCAAGCGTTGGCAGGGGACGGGTCCGGCAGCGTTCCGGAAATCGATGCAGTCCTGAGGCATACTGCGAGGATGCGCATCGTCGCCGTCGCGGACACCCACCTCTTCCACGACGAGCTCGTGATGCCTCCGGGCGACATCTTCGTCCACGCGGGCGACATGTGCCGCGCGGGGGACCTGGACGAACTCGCGCGAGTGGCGTCGTGGATTCGCGGCCTGTCCTACCGTCACAAGGTCATCGTCGCGGGCAATCACGACTGCGCCTTCGCCGACTCGCCCGCGGAGGCCCGGGCGCTTCTGGGCGAGGACGTCATCTACCTGCAGGACAGCGAGGCCACGGTGGCGGGCCTGCGCTTCTGGGGAAGCCCCTGGCAGCCGGCCTACAACGACTGGGCCTTCAACCTGCCTCGGGGCACGGCCCTCGCCAGCAAGTGGGCGGCCATTCCCGAAGGACTCGACGTCCTCATCACCCACGGGCCTCCGGCGGGCTTCGGGGATGGCTCGTCGGTGGGGGGACGCACTGGCTGCGCGGACCTGCGCGAGCGCGTGCTCGCCATGCGCCCCCGGCTGCACCTGTTCGGCCACATCCACGAGGATGGCGGGCTGTGGCGTCAAGGGGGCACGTGCTTCGCCAACGTCACCACGTGGGAGTGCGAGCGCGCGCCCACCGTCCTCGAGCTCGACGCTCGGGGCGTGACGGTGGTGAGCATCCCTCCCGCCCGGCGCTGAGTCGCGCTCCATGTCCTGGCGCATCGTCTGGGTCTTCTGCGTCCTATCGCTGCCATCCCCCCAGGCGTTGGCGCAGGAGGCGCGTCCGGCTGGAAAGTCCGTGCTCCTGCTCATTCCCGAGGACACGGCGCTGCCCGCCATGGCGACGCTCGTCGCCAGTCTCCGCTCCTCTTTGTGGGAGTCCCAGGGCGGTCCCATCACCCTGGATGTCGAGAGCCTGGATCTGGGGTGGGCTCGCGGGGCTGCCTACACACACGCGCTGCACACCTGGTATCTGGCCAAGTACCGGGAGCGCCGTCCGGATGCCCTCATCGCCTTCCGCTCCGACGCCATCCAGGTGGCCCTGCAGCTGCGCCGGGAGCTGTGGCCCGACGTCCCGATGATCGTCCTCTCCGAGGACGAGCGGCTCTGGGAGCAGCAGCCTCGCGGGGAGCGGGTGGCGGGCCTCTGGCTGCGGTATGACATGCGGGCCACCGCGGAGCTGGCCCTGCGACTGCTGCCCGGCACTCGGAGGCTGGCGCTCATCAACGGCTCCAGTCCCTGGGAGCGCGCGCAGCAGGAGCAGATGGTGCGAGAGCTGCAACCGTTGCTGGCGCAGCGGGGGCTGGAGTTCATCGACCTGAGCAACCTGCCGCTGGCCGAGCTGCTCCAGCGCGCGAGGACCCTGCCGGACGACACCACGGTCCTCACCGCCAGCTTCATGACCGACCCCAGCGGGAGGCCCTTCGTGGGGCGCGAGATCGCACGCATGTTGCTCTCCGCCAGCAACCGGCCCTGCTTCGCCCTCCACGAGACCGTCCTGGGGCTGGGGTTCGTCGGCGGAGCGCTCGTCAGCTACGAGGCCGTGGGCCAACAGCTGGGCATGCTCACCTCCCGCGTGTTGCGCGGAGCCCAGGAGGAATTCCTCGCGCCCCTGAAGCCGGCCTCCGTGGACACGCCGACGGTCGACGCCCGCGCGCTGCGGCGCTGGGACATCCCCCGGGAGCGGGTGCCTCCCGGGGTGCGGCTCGCCTTCGACGAGCCCACGCCCTGGGAGCGCTACCGCTGGTGGGGGCTGGGGGCCCTGATTCTCAGCGGCCTGCAGGCGCTGGTGGCCGGAGGGCTCGTGGTGGAGCGCCGCCGCCGCATGCGTGCCCAGGCCGAGCTCCTCGAGCGCCAACGCCTGGAGAAGCTCGCGGAGCTGGAGGCGCGTCGAACGATGGATCAGCTGGCCCACGTGAGCCGGGTGTCCGCCCTGGGCGAGCTGGCCGCCTCACTGGCGCATGAACTCAACCAGCCCCTGGCCGCGATCCTCAGCAACGCCCAGGCCGCGCGCCGCCTGCTGAACGCCACCCCCGCGGCCCTGGACGAGGTGCGCGAGGCGCTCGCGGACATCATCTCCGACGACAAGCGCGCGGGCGAAGTCATTCACCGCATGCGTGCGCTGCTCAAGCGGGGGGAGCCAAGGCAGGAGCTCCACTCGCTCAATGACCTGGTGTGCGAGGTGGCGCGCCTGCTGGCCAACGACATGCACCTGCGCGGCGCGACCCTGCGGCTGGCGCTGACCCCGTCGCTGCCCGCCGTCCTGGGGGACGGAGTCCAGCTCCAACAGGTGCTGCTCAACCTGCTCATCAACGCCATGGAGGCCA
This DNA window, taken from Corallococcus coralloides DSM 2259, encodes the following:
- a CDS encoding LysR family transcriptional regulator translates to MDDFSDLTAFLTVAREGGFRSAARASGTSASRLGDAIRRLEARLGVRLLHRNTRSVTPTDAGARLLERLAPALGEVRSALDVVNTFRDRPAGRLRLNVPMAAARLILPRIVQPFLAKYPDISLEVTAEERLIDVIAEGYDAGIRYEERLEQDMVVVPIGPRTQRYAAAASPAYLDRRGRPKHPRDLLEHDCLRGRLLSGPVPAWEFERRGETLHVEPKGPLLFSLNTSTDLAVEAAVAGGGIVYLLEDWLRPYLDRGELEPVLERWWPSFSGPFLYYAGRKHLPVPLRTLVDFIKSTPWS
- a CDS encoding DUF2306 domain-containing protein, with the translated sequence MASKACWILFSALCLVVGLYPGSYFFAASNFGLRALKGSELLTDPVWNAAFYTHIALGGLALAIGWTQFVARLRLHRPGAHRLLGKVYVGAVLLSGLTGVYVGFFATGGVIAASGFVSLGIVWLYTTVSAYRLIKRRRLEEHRLMMTYSYAACFAAVTLRLWMPVLSYTLGDFIPAYRIVAWLCWLPNLGVAYLLLRRRPQERALVPS
- a CDS encoding nucleoside deaminase — encoded protein: MEPSTEEFMREAVALARANVQAGGRPFGAVLVREGRVLARAVNEVNQTKDPTAHAELLAIRNASQSLGSASLSGCVIYASGHPCPMCLAAMHLCGIQGAFFAYSNEEGEAFGLSTAPIYAQLARGPQGQSLPLTPLRPAGEQGLYDEWKRQQRDRRRP
- a CDS encoding Ig-like domain-containing protein; protein product: MRSRSGGLWSWGLGVMLALSLGACGVEPPEEKVRPLAEGLSPEDNGALMRLRPEASVTWDPYADAVATGTTATVLNASAALGAPDGQAATLLGLLNTAMVLDLGQGEEGTGDLRVYYQGLSLALVAQVDFLKADGTFIGSSALHLVELGLGTHVAVATYPGNVPYRYVRLRGSVLALYLVDAVETSLRVLCGDGVLGGSEACDDGNQRSGDGCNSVCQVEPGYTCTGQPSVCDNNSAPTVEDVHATTPEDTPVAITIPAADPDGDVLDFTFTLPGHGTLTGTGASVTYTPNANFAGVDTFQVTVSDGKKQASATVSVTVSPVNDAPVADSAAVTVGYNTSTPITLVATDVDGDALTFTVTAPAHGTLSGTGAQWLYTPDADFQGADPFTFTASDGARTSNTATVSITVRGPPVCGDSYIDPGEVCDDGNRVAGDGCRADCQGVEVCGDGLLDSTTGEQCDDGGTTPGDGCDAACQLDAFTNVPPTLISGTLNCTSANTNTGRKAAVDALGRFYVVMRCGGAVHVSVSVDRGHTWVGPTPLGITDAAEVAIEGGPTGVAYVAATSAGALIFTRTVDAGATWEVPRILSPAATPTLSLDSRGDALYISVSQGNSTGVRVLRNFARGANDFSVTDVSQNNAFFDIIVDKISGDVFSVSDDPSFRIHRSSDQGTTFGPQSAPPGQAFFSDWTGSNGFIYVTGSFGDDNVDVIPMSASGTSTQVPGLPTDVAPGPLRTIDADALGNGYIASQRGTGSIQLDRMLVGAAMILATDARTVGPGASPAVAALPSNGGALVAYTNGTSIYASVVVY
- a CDS encoding alpha/beta hydrolase family protein is translated as MSKSIPRIEAPAPVVSVSPVVLSAPGRGADLEVRVSAPVTGSGLPIIVFAHGHGSSSDGYLPLAHYWAARGFVVIQPTFLDSRTYSLGPEDPRSPLIWRFRVEDVTRVLDHLDVIEASVPGLAGRVDHSRIAAAGHSFGAQTTAMLLGARIRGPDGRLGEDLADPRLKVGVLLCAGGRGGDALSPLAREHFPYLNQVYAEMTTPTLVVAGDQDHSPLTVRGPEWFTDAYTLSPGPKSLLTLFGAEHMLGGISGNRVTETTDENPARVSAVQRLTWAYLHEAFYPGERAWAVACEELMASPTPLGRVESKTPPP
- a CDS encoding AraC family transcriptional regulator, which codes for MRKTPKQLAEKPTPLELRDPRGDAVADVLGASLIRHALYNSIEARVPWGLRMPRQNRASFYLVAHGSARLEVEGTRTRVLSTGDVGFVPHGTAHVLRDSADSEPLPVRDGSYSLNGSPLRIGGRGAATTLVAGFFELSDGLGPVLLQGVPPLVVLSASDPASVPGVSAAVQFMLTESASPRPASNIVLQRLADVLFVLALRATVGEGTCQRGAIAAVSDPRIYESLSLMHARVADPWTVDMLARRVGMSRSGFAARFTDLVGASPLQYLARRRIARAAELLRDTTEKVETIAGRVGYESVPAFSRAFKRWQGTGPAAFRKSMQS
- a CDS encoding metallophosphatase domain-containing protein, with product MRIVAVADTHLFHDELVMPPGDIFVHAGDMCRAGDLDELARVASWIRGLSYRHKVIVAGNHDCAFADSPAEARALLGEDVIYLQDSEATVAGLRFWGSPWQPAYNDWAFNLPRGTALASKWAAIPEGLDVLITHGPPAGFGDGSSVGGRTGCADLRERVLAMRPRLHLFGHIHEDGGLWRQGGTCFANVTTWECERAPTVLELDARGVTVVSIPPARR
- a CDS encoding sensor histidine kinase encodes the protein MSWRIVWVFCVLSLPSPQALAQEARPAGKSVLLLIPEDTALPAMATLVASLRSSLWESQGGPITLDVESLDLGWARGAAYTHALHTWYLAKYRERRPDALIAFRSDAIQVALQLRRELWPDVPMIVLSEDERLWEQQPRGERVAGLWLRYDMRATAELALRLLPGTRRLALINGSSPWERAQQEQMVRELQPLLAQRGLEFIDLSNLPLAELLQRARTLPDDTTVLTASFMTDPSGRPFVGREIARMLLSASNRPCFALHETVLGLGFVGGALVSYEAVGQQLGMLTSRVLRGAQEEFLAPLKPASVDTPTVDARALRRWDIPRERVPPGVRLAFDEPTPWERYRWWGLGALILSGLQALVAGGLVVERRRRMRAQAELLERQRLEKLAELEARRTMDQLAHVSRVSALGELAASLAHELNQPLAAILSNAQAARRLLNATPAALDEVREALADIISDDKRAGEVIHRMRALLKRGEPRQELHSLNDLVCEVARLLANDMHLRGATLRLALTPSLPAVLGDGVQLQQVLLNLLINAMEAMADVPAGQRHVEVRTASPAPGQVELSVQDSGGGIEPSRLALLFEPFYSTKEQGLGMGLSISRSIVEAHGGRLHAESPPGQGALLRCVFPAAHTESLP